One genomic segment of Nocardioides cavernaquae includes these proteins:
- the whiA gene encoding DNA-binding protein WhiA — MAMTAQVKSELANTVVTKTCCRKAEVSTMLRFAGGLHIVSGRIVVEAELDTGGAARRLRRDIAEMYGHNAEVAVVQGSGIRRGSRYVLRVVKDGEALARQTGLIDQRGRPVRGLPPQVVSGGACDAVAAWRGAFLAHGSLTEPGRSSSLEVTCPGPEAALALVGVARRLGIQAKAREVRGVDRVVIRDGDAIGALLTRLGAHESLMAWEERRMRREVRATANRLANFDDANLRRSARAAVAAGARVERALEILAEEVPDHLKLAGDLRLKHKQASLEELGQLHDPVLTKDAIAGRIRRLLAMADKRAEELGIPDTEASLTPEMLAEDA, encoded by the coding sequence ATGGCGATGACGGCACAGGTGAAGTCCGAACTGGCAAACACAGTGGTGACGAAGACCTGCTGCCGCAAGGCCGAGGTGTCGACGATGCTCCGTTTCGCCGGCGGCCTGCACATCGTCAGCGGCCGCATCGTGGTGGAGGCGGAGCTCGACACAGGTGGTGCAGCCCGCCGTCTGCGGCGCGACATCGCCGAGATGTACGGCCACAACGCCGAGGTTGCCGTCGTCCAGGGTTCCGGCATCCGCCGGGGGAGTCGCTACGTCCTTCGCGTCGTCAAGGACGGCGAGGCCCTCGCGCGCCAGACCGGCCTGATCGACCAGCGAGGCCGCCCCGTCCGTGGCCTGCCGCCGCAGGTGGTCTCCGGAGGCGCCTGTGACGCTGTCGCAGCGTGGCGGGGTGCCTTCCTGGCCCACGGTTCGCTCACCGAGCCGGGTCGTTCGTCGTCCCTCGAGGTGACCTGCCCCGGTCCCGAGGCCGCGCTCGCGCTGGTCGGCGTCGCGCGTCGGCTCGGCATCCAGGCCAAGGCCCGCGAGGTCCGCGGCGTGGACCGTGTCGTCATCCGTGACGGCGACGCCATCGGCGCGCTCCTGACCCGCCTCGGCGCCCACGAGTCCCTGATGGCCTGGGAGGAGCGGCGCATGCGGCGCGAGGTGCGTGCGACGGCCAACCGCCTCGCCAACTTCGACGACGCCAACCTGCGCCGGTCCGCCCGCGCTGCTGTCGCAGCCGGGGCCCGTGTCGAGCGCGCGCTCGAGATCCTGGCTGAGGAGGTGCCCGACCACCTCAAGCTGGCTGGCGACCTGCGGCTCAAGCACAAGCAGGCCTCTCTCGAGGAGCTCGGTCAGCTGCACGACCCGGTGCTCACGAAGGACGCCATCGCCGGTCGCATCCGCCGTCTGCTGGCGATGGCCGACAAGCGTGCCGAGGAGCTCGGGATTCCCGACACCGAGGCCTCGCTCACCCCGGAGATGCTCGCCGAGGACGCCTGA
- the gap gene encoding type I glyceraldehyde-3-phosphate dehydrogenase, translated as MTVRVGINGFGRIGRNFFRAVRASGADIEIVGVNDLTDNAVLAHLLKYDSILGRLDADVTATADSIFVGDQEIRAFAERDPSALKWGDLDVDVVIESTGFFTDATKARAHITGGGAKKVIISAPASNEDITVVMGVNHTDYDAEKHSVISNASCTTNCLAPLAKALNDALGIERGLMTTVHAYTADQNLQDNIHSDLRRARAAAINLVPTSTGAAKAIGLVLPELKGKLDGYAVRVPTPTGSLTDLTFEAGRETTVEEVNAIVKAAADSGPLAPYLNYSEAPIVSSDIVTDPASCTFDAPLTKVIGKQVKVVGWYDNEWGYSNRLADLVTFIGATL; from the coding sequence GTGACTGTTCGAGTGGGTATCAACGGGTTCGGCCGGATCGGCCGCAACTTCTTCCGGGCCGTGCGAGCGTCCGGCGCTGACATCGAGATCGTGGGGGTCAACGACCTCACCGACAACGCGGTGCTGGCGCACCTGCTGAAGTACGACTCGATCCTGGGCCGGCTCGACGCGGACGTCACCGCGACGGCCGACTCGATCTTCGTGGGAGACCAGGAGATCCGGGCGTTCGCGGAGCGCGACCCCAGCGCCCTCAAGTGGGGGGACCTCGACGTGGACGTCGTGATCGAGTCCACGGGCTTCTTCACCGACGCCACCAAGGCACGCGCACACATCACGGGTGGTGGCGCCAAGAAGGTGATCATCTCCGCGCCGGCCAGCAACGAGGACATCACCGTGGTCATGGGTGTCAACCACACCGACTACGACGCGGAGAAGCACTCGGTCATCTCCAACGCCTCGTGCACCACCAACTGCCTGGCGCCGCTGGCGAAGGCACTCAACGACGCCCTCGGCATCGAGCGTGGCCTGATGACGACGGTCCACGCCTACACCGCCGACCAGAACCTCCAGGACAACATCCACAGCGACCTGCGCCGTGCTCGCGCTGCTGCGATCAACCTGGTCCCGACGTCGACGGGTGCCGCCAAGGCCATCGGCCTGGTCCTCCCCGAGCTCAAGGGCAAGCTCGACGGCTACGCCGTCCGTGTGCCCACCCCGACCGGCTCGCTGACCGACCTCACGTTCGAGGCAGGTCGCGAGACCACGGTCGAGGAGGTCAACGCGATCGTGAAGGCGGCCGCGGACTCCGGCCCGCTCGCGCCGTACCTGAACTACTCCGAGGCGCCCATCGTCTCGAGCGACATCGTGACCGACCCGGCGTCGTGCACGTTCGACGCGCCGCTGACCAAGGTCATCGGCAAGCAGGTCAAGGTCGTCGGCTGGTACGACAACGAGTGGGGCTACTCCAACCGTCTTGCCGACCTGGTGACCTTCATCGGCGCTACTCTCTGA
- a CDS encoding phosphoglycerate kinase, producing MTATDTLGDVRGKRVLVRSDLNVPLDGTTITDDGRIRASVPTIKALADAGARVVVTAHLGRPKGAPEDRYSLAPVAARLGELLGAPVAFATDTVGESAQGVVAGLADGQVALLENVRFNAGETSKDDAERGAFADQLAALADAFVSDGFGVVHRKQASVYDVAQRLPHAMGNLVATEIDVLRRLTETPERPYVVVLGGSKVSDKLGVIDNLLGKADKLLIGGGMVFTFLKAQGHEVGKSLLEEDQIPVCLEYLKRAADTGVEIILPTDIVVADSFGDEASARVVAADAIPAESLGLDIGPESGKAFAAALADAKTVFWNGPMGVFEQAAFAEGTRAVAEALTKTGDLGGLSVVGGGDSAAAVRTLGFDEAAFGHISTGGGASLEYLEGKELPGITVLEARTDSGLEG from the coding sequence GTGACTGCGACTGACACCCTGGGAGACGTGCGCGGAAAGCGCGTTCTCGTCCGCTCTGACCTGAATGTTCCGCTCGATGGCACCACCATCACCGACGACGGCCGCATCCGCGCCAGCGTCCCGACCATCAAGGCACTGGCCGACGCCGGCGCCCGGGTGGTCGTGACCGCGCACCTGGGTCGTCCGAAGGGTGCGCCGGAGGACCGCTACTCGCTGGCTCCGGTTGCTGCCCGTCTGGGTGAGCTGCTCGGGGCGCCGGTGGCATTCGCGACGGACACGGTCGGTGAGTCCGCTCAGGGTGTCGTCGCTGGTCTGGCCGACGGTCAGGTCGCGCTGCTGGAGAACGTCCGTTTCAACGCCGGTGAGACGTCGAAGGACGACGCCGAGCGTGGTGCGTTCGCCGACCAGCTTGCTGCCCTGGCGGATGCGTTCGTCTCCGACGGGTTCGGGGTGGTGCACCGCAAGCAGGCGAGCGTGTACGACGTGGCGCAGCGTCTGCCGCACGCGATGGGCAACCTGGTCGCGACCGAGATCGACGTGCTGCGTCGGCTCACCGAGACCCCCGAGCGGCCCTACGTGGTCGTGCTGGGTGGGTCGAAGGTGTCGGACAAGCTCGGCGTGATCGACAACCTGCTGGGCAAGGCCGACAAGCTCCTCATCGGCGGCGGGATGGTCTTCACCTTCCTCAAGGCCCAGGGCCACGAGGTCGGCAAGAGCCTGCTGGAGGAGGACCAGATCCCGGTCTGCCTGGAGTACCTCAAGCGCGCGGCCGACACGGGCGTCGAGATCATTCTCCCGACCGACATCGTGGTTGCTGACTCATTCGGCGACGAAGCCTCTGCCCGCGTCGTCGCGGCGGACGCGATCCCGGCTGAGTCGCTCGGTCTCGACATCGGTCCGGAGTCGGGCAAGGCCTTCGCTGCCGCGCTTGCCGACGCGAAGACGGTCTTCTGGAACGGCCCGATGGGGGTGTTCGAGCAGGCTGCGTTCGCCGAGGGCACCCGTGCCGTCGCCGAGGCGCTCACCAAGACCGGCGATCTCGGCGGCCTGTCCGTCGTGGGTGGTGGCGACTCCGCCGCTGCGGTCCGGACGCTCGGGTTCGACGAGGCCGCGTTCGGCCACATCTCGACCGGTGGAGGTGCCTCCCTTGAGTACCTCGAGGGCAAGGAGCTCCCCGGCATCACCGTGCTGGAAGCGCGTACCGACTCTGGCCTGGAAGGCTGA
- the tpiA gene encoding triose-phosphate isomerase → MAKNRVPLMAGNWKMNLNHQEAVVLVQKLAWTLSDKKHDFAKVEVVVVPPFTDIRSVQTVIDGDRLAIKYAAQDVSVHASGAYTGEISAGMLSKLGCSYVVVGHSERREFHAETDEVVNAKAKAALAAGMTPIVCVGEGLDVRKAGEQVPFTLAQVDGSLAGLSAEQVAGLVVAYEPVWAIGTGEVATPDDAQEVCAAIRVRIAEVHGEAAGDAVRVLYGGSVKASNIGGIMAKKDVDGALVGGASLQADEFGGICRFYDMPVL, encoded by the coding sequence ATGGCGAAGAACCGCGTCCCGCTGATGGCGGGCAACTGGAAGATGAACCTCAACCACCAGGAGGCTGTTGTCCTGGTGCAGAAGCTCGCCTGGACGCTGTCGGACAAGAAGCACGACTTCGCCAAGGTCGAGGTCGTCGTGGTCCCGCCGTTCACGGACATCCGCTCCGTGCAGACCGTCATCGACGGTGACCGCCTGGCCATCAAGTACGCCGCGCAGGACGTCTCCGTCCACGCCTCGGGTGCCTACACCGGCGAGATCTCCGCGGGCATGCTCTCCAAGCTCGGCTGTTCCTATGTGGTGGTCGGGCACTCGGAGCGCCGTGAGTTCCACGCCGAGACCGACGAAGTCGTCAACGCCAAGGCGAAGGCTGCGCTGGCTGCCGGGATGACGCCGATCGTGTGTGTGGGGGAGGGTCTGGACGTCCGCAAGGCGGGCGAGCAGGTGCCGTTCACGCTGGCGCAGGTCGACGGTTCGCTGGCCGGCCTGAGCGCCGAGCAGGTCGCCGGCCTGGTCGTGGCCTACGAGCCGGTGTGGGCGATCGGCACCGGCGAGGTGGCCACGCCTGACGACGCCCAGGAGGTCTGTGCGGCCATCCGCGTGCGGATCGCCGAGGTGCACGGCGAGGCCGCGGGCGACGCCGTACGCGTCCTCTACGGAGGTTCTGTGAAGGCCTCCAACATTGGCGGGATCATGGCCAAGAAGGACGTCGACGGTGCCCTTGTCGGAGGCGCGAGCCTGCAGGCCGACGAGTTCGGTGGCATCTGCCGTTTCTACGACATGCCGGTCCTCTGA
- the secG gene encoding preprotein translocase subunit SecG, translating into MTLFLTILLVATSLLLIVLVLLHKGRGGGLSDMFGGGVSSSLGGSSVAERNLDRLTVGLGLVWLASIIALGLLYAYGN; encoded by the coding sequence GTGACCCTGTTCCTCACCATTCTGCTCGTTGCCACGAGCCTGCTGCTGATCGTTCTCGTGCTCCTGCACAAGGGGCGCGGCGGCGGTCTCTCCGACATGTTCGGCGGCGGCGTCTCGAGCTCCCTCGGGGGCTCGTCGGTCGCCGAGCGCAACCTGGACCGGCTCACTGTCGGGCTCGGTCTCGTCTGGCTTGCCAGCATCATCGCTCTCGGCCTGCTGTACGCGTACGGCAACTGA
- a CDS encoding RNA polymerase-binding protein RbpA: protein MAGAGNAIRGSRVGAGPMGEAERGEAAPRQSVTYFCSHEHRSVVTFALEAVAPDSWDCPRCGLPAGLDAENAPPATKIEPYKTHLAYVKERRSEDEAKDILDEALATLRSRRKSGDIIF from the coding sequence GTGGCTGGTGCAGGAAACGCGATCCGGGGTAGCCGGGTCGGTGCGGGGCCGATGGGTGAGGCTGAGCGGGGCGAGGCTGCTCCGCGTCAGAGCGTCACCTACTTCTGCTCGCATGAACACCGCTCGGTGGTGACGTTCGCGCTGGAGGCTGTCGCGCCCGACTCGTGGGACTGCCCGCGCTGTGGCCTCCCGGCCGGTCTGGACGCGGAGAACGCCCCGCCGGCCACCAAGATCGAGCCCTACAAGACCCACCTCGCCTACGTGAAGGAGCGGCGCTCCGAGGACGAGGCGAAGGACATCCTCGACGAGGCCCTTGCCACGCTGCGCTCGCGGCGCAAGTCGGGCGACATCATCTTCTGA
- the pgl gene encoding 6-phosphogluconolactonase produces MTGGQPAPEVQVQGSASDLATAIAAALVDRLAEIQAAGRVPKVVLAGGGIADAVHRATAAAPGDVDWTRVEFWLGDERYVESFSTERNSLAARRDLLTPVGANEALVHEPPASDSGLPLHDAVATYAQEFPTDDFDLVMLGMGPDGHTASLFPGRSDVLEPGDALGVTDSPKPPSLRLSMTAARLSRATEVWVMASGLAKAEAVEKALTHGVDVIDVPVAAPHGRNATLWWLDTDAACFL; encoded by the coding sequence ATGACGGGCGGACAGCCAGCTCCGGAGGTCCAAGTCCAGGGCTCTGCGAGCGACCTCGCCACCGCGATCGCAGCGGCGCTGGTCGACAGGCTCGCGGAGATCCAGGCGGCCGGCCGGGTGCCCAAGGTGGTGCTCGCAGGTGGCGGCATCGCCGATGCGGTGCACCGCGCCACTGCGGCTGCACCGGGTGACGTCGACTGGACGAGGGTCGAGTTCTGGCTCGGCGACGAGAGGTACGTCGAGTCGTTCAGCACCGAGCGCAACTCACTGGCCGCCCGGCGCGACCTCCTGACGCCGGTCGGCGCGAACGAAGCCCTCGTGCACGAGCCACCGGCGTCTGACTCCGGGTTGCCGCTGCACGACGCCGTCGCGACCTACGCGCAGGAGTTCCCCACCGACGACTTCGACCTGGTCATGCTCGGCATGGGGCCCGACGGCCACACTGCCTCGCTCTTCCCCGGCCGCTCCGACGTGCTCGAGCCGGGAGACGCCCTCGGTGTCACCGACTCCCCCAAGCCGCCGTCGCTGCGCCTGTCGATGACCGCCGCACGGCTCTCCCGCGCCACCGAGGTCTGGGTGATGGCCAGCGGCCTCGCCAAGGCTGAGGCAGTGGAGAAGGCGCTGACCCACGGCGTCGACGTGATCGACGTACCTGTCGCTGCGCCGCACGGGCGCAACGCGACCCTGTGGTGGCTCGACACGGACGCTGCCTGCTTCCTCTGA
- the pgi gene encoding glucose-6-phosphate isomerase, with protein sequence MSQPPVDATTTGAWGKLAGYAEGFQPDLRGWFGDDADRVDRMTFTAGELLVDLSKGLITPGILDALVSLADEVGLSERRDAMFRGERINVTENRAVLHTALRLPADATSMVDGRNVVEDVHAALEHMYSFASQVRSGEWKGVTGRRIRTVVNIGIGGSDLGPHMAYEALAPYRHGDLECRFISNIDPTDAALKLADLDPTTTLFIVSSKTFGTLETLTNARLCRAWLLDNLRARRMFHGTDEEAVARHFVAVSTAVDKVAEFGIDPANAFGFWDWVGGRYSVDSTIGTSLAIAIGHDRFAEFLGGMHLMDEHFRTTPIERNVPALMGLLNIWYVNFLDAGTHAVLPYSQLLHRFPAYLQQLTMESNGKSVRWDGSPVTSHTGEVYFGEPGTNGQHAFYQLIHQGTHLVPADFIAFANPAYPLKDGDTDVHELFLANFFAQTQALAFGKTPDEVRAEGTPEKMVAARVFPGNRPTTSIMAPSLTPSVLGQLIALYEHITFTQGVVWGIDSFDQWGVELGKQLAQQIIPAISGDAEASADQDASSRALISYYRQQRKQ encoded by the coding sequence ATGAGCCAGCCTCCTGTCGACGCCACGACGACGGGGGCGTGGGGCAAGCTCGCCGGCTACGCAGAGGGATTCCAGCCCGACCTGCGTGGCTGGTTCGGCGACGACGCCGATCGTGTCGACCGCATGACGTTCACCGCCGGTGAGCTGCTGGTCGACCTGTCCAAGGGCCTGATCACCCCGGGCATCCTCGACGCCCTCGTGTCGCTCGCCGACGAGGTGGGCCTGAGCGAGCGCCGCGACGCGATGTTCCGCGGCGAGCGGATCAATGTCACCGAGAACCGCGCAGTGCTCCACACTGCGCTGAGGCTTCCCGCTGACGCGACGAGCATGGTCGACGGGCGCAACGTCGTGGAGGACGTCCATGCGGCCCTCGAGCACATGTACTCCTTCGCCTCCCAGGTCCGCTCGGGCGAGTGGAAGGGGGTCACCGGCCGCCGGATCCGCACGGTCGTGAACATCGGCATCGGTGGGTCCGACCTCGGACCCCACATGGCCTACGAGGCGCTGGCGCCCTACCGCCACGGCGACCTCGAGTGCCGGTTCATCAGCAACATCGACCCGACCGACGCTGCGCTCAAGCTGGCGGACCTCGATCCGACGACGACGCTCTTCATCGTCTCGAGCAAGACCTTCGGCACGCTCGAGACCCTGACCAACGCACGGCTGTGCCGCGCCTGGCTGCTCGACAACCTCCGGGCACGGCGCATGTTCCACGGCACCGACGAGGAGGCCGTCGCACGGCACTTCGTCGCGGTCTCGACGGCTGTCGACAAGGTGGCCGAGTTCGGCATCGACCCCGCCAATGCGTTCGGCTTCTGGGACTGGGTCGGCGGCCGCTACTCGGTCGACTCGACGATCGGCACGTCGCTCGCGATCGCGATCGGGCACGACCGGTTCGCGGAGTTCCTCGGCGGCATGCACCTGATGGACGAGCACTTCCGGACCACACCGATCGAGCGCAACGTCCCGGCCCTGATGGGCCTGCTCAACATCTGGTACGTCAACTTCCTCGATGCGGGCACCCACGCGGTCCTGCCCTACTCGCAGCTGCTGCACCGCTTCCCGGCGTACCTCCAGCAGCTCACGATGGAGTCCAACGGCAAGTCCGTGCGCTGGGACGGCTCCCCCGTCACGTCCCACACCGGCGAGGTCTACTTCGGCGAGCCCGGCACCAACGGGCAGCACGCCTTCTACCAGCTGATCCACCAGGGCACCCACCTCGTGCCGGCCGACTTCATCGCGTTCGCCAACCCGGCCTACCCGCTCAAGGACGGCGACACGGACGTCCACGAGCTGTTCCTCGCGAACTTCTTCGCGCAGACCCAGGCGCTCGCGTTCGGCAAGACGCCGGACGAGGTCCGCGCCGAGGGAACCCCGGAGAAGATGGTCGCCGCGCGCGTGTTCCCCGGCAACCGTCCGACGACCTCGATCATGGCGCCGTCGCTCACGCCGTCCGTGCTCGGGCAGCTGATCGCGCTCTACGAGCACATCACCTTCACCCAGGGGGTCGTGTGGGGCATCGACAGCTTCGACCAGTGGGGCGTCGAGCTCGGCAAGCAGCTGGCCCAGCAGATCATTCCCGCGATCAGTGGTGACGCCGAGGCGAGCGCCGACCAGGACGCGTCGTCCCGTGCGCTGATCAGCTACTACCGCCAGCAGCGCAAGCAGTGA
- the tal gene encoding transaldolase, translated as MSERLQSLAAAGVSIWLDDLSRERIETGNLADLIKEKSVVGVTTNPSIFAAAISDGERYADQLRAEAVEGITPTEAIFELTTEDVRNACDILAETYANDPFDGRVSIEVEPGLAMETAGTIDQARLLWSEVDRPNALIKIPATEPGLPAITAAIADGISVNVTLIFGIGRYRAVMDAYLTGLEQAAAKGIDLATIHSVASFFVSRVDSEVDKRLDAIGTDEALALKGKAALANAWAAYAAYQEVFGGERFAKLSAANVQRPLWASTGVKDPAYPDTLYVSELVVDGCVNTMPEKTLDAFADHGVVTGDTVTGRGDEAAEIFAALAEVGIDFDDVLEVLETEGVDKFVTSWNELVETVAAQLEAVAP; from the coding sequence ATGTCCGAACGACTCCAGTCCCTCGCCGCAGCCGGCGTGTCCATCTGGCTCGACGACCTGTCCCGCGAACGCATCGAGACCGGCAACCTCGCCGACCTGATCAAGGAGAAGTCGGTCGTCGGTGTCACCACCAACCCGAGCATCTTCGCCGCGGCAATCTCCGATGGCGAGCGGTACGCCGACCAGCTGCGCGCCGAGGCCGTTGAGGGCATCACGCCGACCGAGGCGATCTTCGAGCTGACCACCGAGGACGTCCGCAACGCGTGCGACATCCTTGCGGAGACCTACGCCAACGACCCGTTCGACGGCCGCGTCTCCATCGAGGTCGAGCCGGGCCTTGCCATGGAGACCGCGGGCACGATCGACCAGGCCCGCCTGCTGTGGAGCGAGGTGGACCGCCCCAACGCGCTGATCAAGATCCCCGCGACCGAGCCGGGCCTTCCCGCGATCACGGCCGCCATCGCCGACGGCATCAGCGTCAACGTCACCCTGATCTTCGGCATCGGGCGCTACCGCGCCGTCATGGATGCCTACCTCACCGGTCTCGAGCAGGCTGCTGCCAAGGGCATCGACCTCGCGACGATCCACTCCGTCGCCTCCTTCTTCGTGTCCCGGGTGGACTCGGAGGTCGACAAGCGCCTCGATGCCATCGGCACCGACGAGGCCCTCGCCCTCAAGGGCAAGGCCGCGCTGGCCAACGCCTGGGCTGCCTACGCGGCGTACCAGGAGGTGTTCGGGGGCGAGCGCTTCGCGAAGCTCTCCGCGGCCAACGTCCAGCGACCGCTGTGGGCCTCCACCGGCGTCAAGGACCCGGCGTACCCGGACACGCTCTACGTCTCGGAGCTGGTCGTCGACGGCTGCGTCAACACGATGCCCGAGAAGACCCTCGACGCCTTCGCGGACCACGGCGTCGTCACCGGCGACACCGTCACCGGTCGCGGCGACGAGGCGGCCGAGATCTTCGCGGCGCTCGCCGAGGTCGGCATCGACTTCGACGACGTGCTCGAGGTGCTCGAGACCGAGGGCGTCGACAAGTTCGTGACCTCGTGGAACGAGCTCGTGGAGACCGTCGCCGCTCAGCTCGAGGCAGTCGCACCATGA
- the tkt gene encoding transketolase yields the protein MDAVQKVGNGHPGTAMSLAPAAYLLFQKVMRSDPANPDWMGRDRFVLSCGHSSLTLYIQLYLAGFGLELDDLKAFRTWGSKTPGHPEHGHTAGVETTTGPLGQGIANAVGMAMAARRERGLLDPTSAAGESLFDHDVFVIASDGDLQEGVSAEASSIAGHQELGNLTVIYDANRISIEGDTDVSFSEDVAKRYEAYGWHVQKVDWTNGGTDYVEDVQGLYDAIQAGRAVTDQPSLIVLNTIIAWPAPNAQNTEASHGSALGAAEVALTKEVLGFDPEQHFEVPAEVLEHTRSLVARGKEWAAAWDTDFAEWATANPEADAILARMKVRGLPEGLAEALPVFPADAKGVATRSASGKVINAIAPLMPELWGGSADLAGSNNTTIDGAPSFLPPSHATHEWKADPLLGRVLHFGIREHAMGAIMNGITLHGGTRVFGGTFLQFADYMRPSVRLAALMKLPTIYVWTHDSVGLGEDGPTHQPIEHVAALRAIPHLDVIRPADANETAVAWHTVLQHTDRPAALCLSRQNLPTFPRSSEGFAPASEVAKGGYVLIDADGGEPDVVLLGTGSEVQLAVAARTALAEQGINARVVSLPCVEWFNAQDQAYRDSVIPPIVKARVSVEAGIALGWRELVGDHGRIVSIEDFGASADATRMFTEYGITTDAVVTAALDSIKSAGLHAGADNS from the coding sequence ATGGACGCCGTGCAGAAGGTGGGCAACGGCCACCCGGGCACCGCGATGAGCCTTGCACCCGCGGCGTACCTCCTCTTCCAGAAGGTCATGCGCAGCGACCCGGCGAACCCCGACTGGATGGGCCGTGACCGCTTCGTCCTCTCGTGCGGTCACTCGAGCCTCACTCTCTACATCCAGCTCTACCTGGCCGGCTTCGGCCTCGAGCTCGATGACCTGAAGGCGTTCCGCACGTGGGGCTCCAAGACGCCCGGCCACCCGGAGCACGGTCACACCGCGGGCGTCGAGACCACCACCGGTCCGCTCGGGCAGGGCATCGCCAACGCTGTCGGCATGGCCATGGCCGCTCGCCGTGAGCGCGGCCTGCTCGACCCGACCAGCGCGGCCGGCGAGTCGCTCTTCGACCACGACGTCTTCGTCATCGCCTCCGACGGCGACCTCCAGGAAGGCGTGTCGGCCGAGGCGTCGAGCATTGCCGGCCACCAGGAGCTCGGCAACCTCACGGTCATCTACGACGCCAACCGCATCTCGATCGAGGGCGACACCGACGTCTCGTTCTCCGAGGACGTCGCGAAGCGTTACGAGGCCTACGGCTGGCACGTCCAGAAGGTCGACTGGACCAACGGCGGCACCGACTACGTCGAGGACGTCCAGGGCCTGTACGACGCGATCCAGGCGGGTCGCGCCGTGACCGACCAGCCGTCGCTCATCGTGCTCAACACGATCATCGCCTGGCCCGCACCCAACGCCCAGAACACCGAGGCGTCGCACGGTTCCGCGCTCGGCGCCGCCGAGGTGGCGCTGACCAAGGAAGTCCTGGGCTTCGACCCGGAGCAGCACTTCGAGGTGCCGGCCGAGGTGCTCGAGCACACCCGCAGCCTCGTGGCCCGGGGCAAGGAGTGGGCAGCCGCCTGGGACACCGACTTCGCGGAATGGGCCACGGCCAACCCCGAGGCCGACGCGATCCTGGCCCGCATGAAGGTCCGTGGTCTGCCCGAGGGCCTCGCCGAGGCGCTGCCGGTCTTCCCGGCCGATGCCAAGGGCGTGGCCACCCGGTCGGCCTCCGGCAAGGTGATCAACGCGATCGCTCCGCTGATGCCCGAGCTCTGGGGTGGCTCGGCCGACCTCGCCGGCTCCAACAACACGACCATTGACGGTGCGCCGTCCTTCCTCCCCCCGTCGCATGCCACGCACGAGTGGAAGGCCGACCCGCTGCTCGGTCGCGTGCTCCACTTCGGCATCCGCGAGCACGCCATGGGCGCGATCATGAACGGCATCACGCTGCACGGCGGCACCCGCGTCTTCGGCGGCACGTTCCTGCAGTTCGCCGACTACATGCGCCCGTCGGTGCGTCTCGCGGCGCTGATGAAGCTGCCCACGATCTACGTGTGGACCCACGACTCCGTCGGCCTCGGCGAGGACGGCCCGACCCACCAGCCGATCGAGCACGTCGCCGCGCTCCGGGCGATCCCGCACCTCGACGTGATCCGCCCGGCGGACGCCAACGAGACCGCGGTCGCCTGGCACACGGTCCTGCAGCACACCGACCGGCCCGCCGCGCTCTGCCTGTCGCGCCAGAACCTCCCGACCTTCCCCCGCAGCTCTGAGGGCTTCGCCCCCGCCTCCGAGGTGGCCAAGGGCGGCTACGTGCTCATCGACGCCGACGGCGGCGAGCCCGACGTCGTGCTCCTGGGCACCGGCTCCGAGGTCCAGCTGGCCGTCGCCGCGCGCACCGCGCTCGCCGAGCAGGGCATCAACGCCCGCGTCGTCTCGCTCCCCTGCGTCGAGTGGTTCAACGCGCAGGACCAGGCCTACCGCGACAGCGTCATCCCGCCGATCGTGAAGGCCCGCGTCTCGGTCGAGGCCGGCATCGCCCTCGGCTGGCGCGAGCTGGTCGGCGACCACGGCCGCATCGTCTCGATCGAGGACTTCGGCGCCTCCGCCGACGCCACGCGCATGTTCACCGAATACGGCATCACGACCGATGCCGTCGTCACCGCGGCGCTGGACAGCATCAAGAGTGCTGGCCTTCACGCCGGTGCCGACAACAGCTGA